A window of the Acidobacteriota bacterium genome harbors these coding sequences:
- a CDS encoding c-type cytochrome yields the protein MTRRAGKLLLSLWLLSLPGYAALPACGLETGAISAGGSSFGSSLSHATPARWEACVPRDGARLYQIHCAACHGPHGEGAQGPTLATATLARASTEELLLKIIKDGLPGTEMPGSRLDSAELKQLADFVLALGKLPLETVTGNAERGAQLYSGKGDCAQCHALNGRGSAFGPDLTGIGLKRGAAHLRQSLLDPAADVPKSFAQYRPGTSLPENYVQVRLLTRAGRRLSGVRVNEDTFSIQVRTLDGRVHSFFKEELKALHKDWGKSLMPSYRGAFSESELEDVVAFLVSLKGER from the coding sequence ATGACGCGACGCGCGGGCAAATTGCTGTTGAGCCTTTGGCTGCTGAGCCTGCCTGGGTACGCAGCGCTTCCAGCGTGCGGGCTTGAAACCGGAGCGATTAGTGCCGGAGGGTCGTCCTTCGGCAGCAGTCTGTCACATGCCACGCCCGCACGCTGGGAAGCGTGCGTACCCAGGGACGGCGCGCGGCTTTATCAAATCCACTGCGCCGCCTGCCACGGCCCGCACGGCGAAGGGGCACAAGGGCCGACGCTGGCGACGGCAACGCTGGCGCGCGCCTCGACCGAAGAGTTGTTACTGAAAATCATCAAAGACGGCCTGCCCGGCACTGAGATGCCCGGCTCGCGGTTGGACAGCGCTGAACTCAAGCAACTGGCCGACTTTGTGCTGGCGCTCGGCAAGCTGCCGCTCGAAACGGTCACGGGCAATGCCGAACGCGGCGCGCAGCTTTATTCTGGCAAAGGCGACTGCGCGCAATGCCACGCGCTCAATGGCCGTGGCAGCGCCTTCGGCCCTGATTTGACGGGCATCGGCCTGAAGCGTGGCGCGGCGCATCTGCGGCAATCGTTGCTCGATCCGGCTGCCGACGTGCCCAAGAGCTTTGCGCAATACCGGCCCGGCACAAGCTTGCCAGAAAACTATGTGCAGGTGCGGCTCCTCACGCGCGCGGGCCGTCGCCTCAGCGGTGTGCGCGTCAACGAAGACACGTTCTCGATTCAGGTACGCACTCTGGATGGTCGCGTGCATTCGTTTTTCAAAGAGGAGTTGAAAGCGTTGCACAAAGATTGGGGCAAATCCTTGATGCCCAGCTATCGGGGCGCGTTTTCGGAAAGCGAACTGGAAGATGTCGTGGCTTTTCTGGTTTCTTTGAAAGGCGAACGATGA